The sequence TCGCTGTCAGGCGTAATGGACAGGCGGCCAAAGAAGGCGCGGTTCACCAGAAGGAGGAAGTAGACCGCCGTTAGACCCGATCCCACCATCGAGAGCAGGGTGGCAACGGGGAAGGCGGCAATGCTGCCCCGGAAGACCAAGAACTCGGAGATGAATCCGGCCATCCCAGGCAGTCCAGCACTGGCCATCACCGCCAGGATCATCAGGGTTCCGGTCAGGGGCAGTCCCTTCTCTGGGCTCAACAAACCATGGAGCACCTTGAGATCCCGGGTGCCGGTCTTGCGATAGACGATCCCCACCAAGAGAAACAGCAGTGCCGAGATCAGACCATGGGCGACCATCTGGAAGACAGCCCCCAGCAGGCTGATGGGGGTGTTGGCCGCGGCGGCCAAGAGCACATAGCCCATGTGGCCGACGGAGCTGAAGGCCACCATTCGCTTCATATCGGTCTGGGCAATGGCCGCCAGGGAGCCATAGAGCACCGAGATCGCTGCCCAGATGGCCAGGCCAGGGGCCAGTTCAGCCCAGGCTTCCGGGAAGAGTTGCAGCCCGAAGCGCAGCAGGCCATAGGTGCCGAGCTTCAGGAGAACACCGGCCAGCAGAACCGAGACTGGGGTCGCCGCCTGGGTGTGGGCATCGGGGAGCCAGTTGTGCAGCGGCACCAGCGGGATCTTGATGCCAAAGCCCAGCAGGATGGCCACCAGCAGAACGATCTGCCCGCCCATGGCTAAGCGATCGGACAGGACCGGGGTGATGCTGAAGTCCACGCTGCCGGTCAGCAGGGCCAAGCCAAGGAACGCCCCCAGGATCAGCATCCCGGAGATGGCCGTGAAGATGAGGAACTTGGTCGCGGCGTAGGACCTGTTGGCACCTCCCCAAACGGAGATCAACAGCCAAAGCGGAATCAGTTCCAGCTCATAAAAGAGGAAGAACAGCAGCAGGTTGTCGGCGATGAAGGCCCCATTCACAGCGCCGGTGATCAGCAGCAGCATCGCGAAGTAAATCCGCGGTCTCCGGTCGATGTCGCGGGTGATGATCGCTGACACCAAGGTCAGTGCTGCGTTGATCAGCACCAAGGGCAGGGAGAGGCCGTCGATCCCGAGGGAATAATCCAGGCCAATTCCAGGCAGCCAGCTGTGGAATTCCTGCAGCTGCATTCCGGGAATGCTGGGATCGAACTGGACGGTGATGGCCAGGCTGGCGACCAGCTGGATCACCAGGATTGCGATCGTGATGAGACGAAGCCGCCCCAGGGCTTGTTCCCCAGGCCAGAGCAGCAGAGCGGCGGCACCCAGGAAGGGGATCAGAAGGAGAGAACTCAGCAACATCGATCAACCACCCCGTCCGATCTGCAGAACACCGAGCAGCAAGACGATGGCCACAAGGACTGTGAGCACGTAGCTCTGCATCTGGCCGCTGACACTGAGCTTCAATCCGTTGGCCGTTGCCATCGAGAGGCGACCCACACCATCGGCCATCCCTTTGACCACGTTCAGATCAAACCAGCGGGTGAATTGCGCCAAGTTGGCCACCAGGCTCACCACCGTGCGGTTGTAGATCTCCGGTGTGTAGAAGTCGTAGGCCAGCAGGTCCTGCAGGGTTCGAACCCAAGGTGTCGTTGAGCGGGACCAGAACTGATCAAGGGGAATCAGGGCTCCAATCACCACGCCGATCAGTCCGGAGACCGAGACCGCAACGCCCACCGCAATACTGAAGGAGGCGATCCCTGGTACGGGATCGATGCGCTGCATCATCGCGGGCAGCAGTAGCACGATCACGCTCAGGCTGACCATTGGCAGGGCCATCAACCAATTGACCTCAGGTGCACGCTTGGTCTTCGGCAGAGGCTGGCCAAGGAACAGAGAGCGATAGACCCGGGTGGAGTTCGTGGCTGTCAGCAGGTTGGTGAGCAAGAAAACCACCGCAAAGCCCGGGGCGCTGTCCTGGAGGCTGTTGACCATCAAGCCGTAGCACCAGAAGGAACCCAGGGGCAGGAGTCCGACCACACCGGCGCTGCCGATGATGAAGGCCAAGGACGTGGCTGGCATGCGGGTGCCAATGCCGCCTAGTTCGGTCAGGTCCTGACAGTTGGTGGTGGCGATGATGCTTCCAACGCCCATGAACTGCAGCGCCCGGGCCAGGCCATGGGCAAAGAGCAAGAGCAGGGCAATGCCTGGCAGCTGGAGGGCGATCGCGATGAAGACGAGACCTAGATAGGAGGTTGTCGAATAACTGAAGGCGCGTTTGAGGTCGACTTGGGCCAGGGAGACCAGCGCTCCGCCGATGGCACTGATCGCTCCCACCGCCAATAAGACGTCTGTTGCGACCGGAGAGAGCCGAACGATCGGCATCAGCTTCATCAGCACAATGGCGCCGCAGGTCACCACGACGGAATTCCTCAGGATCGAGGCCGGGTTCGGTCCCTCCATGGCTTCATCGAGCCAGAGGTGCATTGGGAATTGGGCACATTTGCCCATCGGACCTGCGATTAGTCCCAGGCCCAGCAGGCTGATGCCGACCGGTCCGAGGGCACCCGTTCCTTTGAGGTTGCCGGCCCAGTCGTAGAGGTCGGTGAACTCCATCGAGCCTGCAAAGGCCGAGAGTGCGACCACCCCCATCAGCAGCAGAACATCTCCAACGCGCTTGGTCAGGAAGGCGTCGCGGGCGGCGGTCACGACCAGGGGCTGGGCGTACCAGAACCCCACCAGCAGGTAGGTGGAGAGGGTGAGCATCTCCAGCAGGAAATAGCTCATAAAAAGGTTGCTGCTGAGCACCACCCCGCTCATGGCCCCTTCAAAGAAGCCAATCAGGGCGTAGAAGCGGGCCAGGGACCACTCTTTATCGAGGTAGCCCAGCGCATAGACCTGGCAGATCAGGCTCATCGTCGCGACGAACTCCAATGCCGCGAGGTTCGTCAGCGAGAGATCGAAGCCAATGCGCAGGTCCAGGTCAGCGGCTTGAAACCACGCCAGATCGACATGCTGAGGACCGATCTCGTAGACCGAGCTGATCACGACGCTGCCGTGGATCACCGCTAGCAGGGTGACGAGAAGATTGAGGTACGCCGCAGGCCGAGGGCCGTTCCGCTTAATCCAGCCAGTCGCCCAGGGCAACGACAGGAGCATCCCGCTGAACCCGTACAGCGGGATCAGCCAGATCAGTTGCAGGGGAAGGGGAAGAGCAGCGCTCAAACGGTTTAAGAATTGGGCCGCCGAAAGCGGCTTCGGCGGCGGAATCTAAGCGCTTCTGATCCAAATTGGTCGGACTGCGAAGCGCTGAATCGACTTAGAACGAGGCGCGGTCTTGCAGGGACCCACGGCGGCGGGAGCCGTAACGGCCATAACCGCGGGGACGGCGACCACCGAGCTCGTTGAGCCAGCTTTCAAGGTCACGCATGTGGTGCTGCTCGTCCTCCAGCAGGGACTGGAAGAATTCAGCGTTGTTCTGGTCATTCACCAGGCGACAGAAGCGAACGGCTTCGTCGTAGTGGCTGACGAGTTGCTGCTCCAGATCGGCGTTCTGCTCAAGCAGTCCGACCAAATCGCTGGCATGGGTCACCGGCTGCAGCTGTGAGGCGGCCGGTGCCACGCCAAGCGAGAGCATCTGCTGCACAATTCGTTCAGCGTGCTGCATCTCTTCGACCGTTTCCTCTCGGAACCGTTCGGACGATGCGGCATCACCCCAGAGCCCCACGAGGGAGGCCTGGGTCATGTACTGCTGAACAGCGGTCAGCTCAAGGCTGAGGGCACGCCCCAGAAAACCCAGGACGCGCGGATGGACGGCGTCCATGGTCATCAGGCCCGGCGGTTGTTGGTGCTGACCAGGGCGGGCTCCACTTCGGAGTGGGGGCGGGCAATGATGTGGGCGGCCACCAGTCCATCACCCACCCGCTCGCAGGCATCGGCGCCAGCGCGGACGGCAGCATTCACAGCACCGGTCTCACCGCGCACCAGAACGGTGACGTAGCCGCCACCAACGAACTCGCGAGCGATCAGAGTGACTTCGGCTGCCTTGGTCATGGCATCAGCGGCCTCGATCGCGGGCACCAGACCGCGGGTCTCGATCATGCCGAGAGCGATGCCTTGAACGGAAGAAGCCATGGGGGAGGTGCGAGTGGAGGGGGTGGAGCGATTGCCGCCGGAGCCTGAGCCG is a genomic window of Synechococcus sp. A10-1-5-1 containing:
- a CDS encoding NAD(P)H-quinone oxidoreductase subunit F; this translates as MSAALPLPLQLIWLIPLYGFSGMLLSLPWATGWIKRNGPRPAAYLNLLVTLLAVIHGSVVISSVYEIGPQHVDLAWFQAADLDLRIGFDLSLTNLAALEFVATMSLICQVYALGYLDKEWSLARFYALIGFFEGAMSGVVLSSNLFMSYFLLEMLTLSTYLLVGFWYAQPLVVTAARDAFLTKRVGDVLLLMGVVALSAFAGSMEFTDLYDWAGNLKGTGALGPVGISLLGLGLIAGPMGKCAQFPMHLWLDEAMEGPNPASILRNSVVVTCGAIVLMKLMPIVRLSPVATDVLLAVGAISAIGGALVSLAQVDLKRAFSYSTTSYLGLVFIAIALQLPGIALLLLFAHGLARALQFMGVGSIIATTNCQDLTELGGIGTRMPATSLAFIIGSAGVVGLLPLGSFWCYGLMVNSLQDSAPGFAVVFLLTNLLTATNSTRVYRSLFLGQPLPKTKRAPEVNWLMALPMVSLSVIVLLLPAMMQRIDPVPGIASFSIAVGVAVSVSGLIGVVIGALIPLDQFWSRSTTPWVRTLQDLLAYDFYTPEIYNRTVVSLVANLAQFTRWFDLNVVKGMADGVGRLSMATANGLKLSVSGQMQSYVLTVLVAIVLLLGVLQIGRGG
- a CDS encoding NADH-quinone oxidoreductase subunit M, whose protein sequence is MLLSSLLLIPFLGAAALLLWPGEQALGRLRLITIAILVIQLVASLAITVQFDPSIPGMQLQEFHSWLPGIGLDYSLGIDGLSLPLVLINAALTLVSAIITRDIDRRPRIYFAMLLLITGAVNGAFIADNLLLFFLFYELELIPLWLLISVWGGANRSYAATKFLIFTAISGMLILGAFLGLALLTGSVDFSITPVLSDRLAMGGQIVLLVAILLGFGIKIPLVPLHNWLPDAHTQAATPVSVLLAGVLLKLGTYGLLRFGLQLFPEAWAELAPGLAIWAAISVLYGSLAAIAQTDMKRMVAFSSVGHMGYVLLAAAANTPISLLGAVFQMVAHGLISALLFLLVGIVYRKTGTRDLKVLHGLLSPEKGLPLTGTLMILAVMASAGLPGMAGFISEFLVFRGSIAAFPVATLLSMVGSGLTAVYFLLLVNRAFFGRLSITPDSEDAIKDARLDVQLAPVAPRETYPAIALAAAIVGLGLLPFGLSYLSETSITALALQSMGVS
- a CDS encoding ferritin-like domain-containing protein; this translates as MTMDAVHPRVLGFLGRALSLELTAVQQYMTQASLVGLWGDAASSERFREETVEEMQHAERIVQQMLSLGVAPAASQLQPVTHASDLVGLLEQNADLEQQLVSHYDEAVRFCRLVNDQNNAEFFQSLLEDEQHHMRDLESWLNELGGRRPRGYGRYGSRRRGSLQDRASF
- a CDS encoding BMC domain-containing protein, whose product is MATPRSRATNTSASAKSSVKPAAAKPAAETTPVTAIPAAAAKATTPAPVAASAPVTVTAKTVASTPAKTTASSAAKAAPAARRTTRAATSRSSASGSGSGGNRSTPSTRTSPMASSVQGIALGMIETRGLVPAIEAADAMTKAAEVTLIAREFVGGGYVTVLVRGETGAVNAAVRAGADACERVGDGLVAAHIIARPHSEVEPALVSTNNRRA